A window of the Lactuca sativa cultivar Salinas chromosome 5, Lsat_Salinas_v11, whole genome shotgun sequence genome harbors these coding sequences:
- the LOC128126098 gene encoding uncharacterized protein LOC128126098: MAEQVSSHTPKVGGDPQPDEVNTPVSPREVRLVDKLTGVIRQTLEEHKKNNDNGKEEATGESSREMTRHPSFKTFKSSGATEFSGFLNPIVVLTWIQNIEKVLCISHVDNEDTANYAPAMLTGEALVWREATYEALNGFDQDNLSWELFKTHFLGKYCPLDMSRRLEKEFLELKQGGMIVNDYETQFNQKAWFVYEIRDFVTNRDVLSFDKVVEYARKSEHDLEIRGATLFVPKHPHIDRTAYVQTHNTPRGHGRSQSFSLQSPLCRNCGNNHPVECRLEKGSVVCYGCGEVGHMKYVCPMKNVTCFACGVAGHKKRFCPTLTSQMTGSQVFVQQPARSQAPAQQPKSTPTKKEEVPKVKGRAFQITTEEAREDPNVVTGTFLVNSSPAHILFDSGAGPILANLRPGAK; this comes from the exons ATGGCTGAGCAGGTGAGTAGCCATACACCAAAGGTGGGTGGAGATCCTCAACCTGATGAAGTAAATACTCCAGTATCCCCTCGTGAAGTGCGACTTGTGGATAAACTTACTGGTGTTATTCgacagactctcgaagaacacaaaaagaataaTGATAACGGCAAAGAGGAAGCCACTGGAGAATCTTCGAGGGAGATGACGAGACATCCCTCATTCAAAactttcaagagtagtggtgctacagaGTTTTCTGGTTTCCTTAATCCCATAGTTGTTCTAACTTGGATTCAGAACATAGAGAAAGTATTATGTATctctcatgtggataatgaagacaCGGCTAATTATGCTCCTGCAATGCTCACcggagaagccttggtctggcgggaagcaacatatgaagctctcaacgggTTTGACCAGGATAATTTATCATGGGAGTTATTCAAAACTCATTTTCTAGgaaagtattgtcctctagacatgagTAGAAGATTAGAGAAagaattcctcgagcttaaacagGGAGGAATGATTGTGAATGATTATGAAACTCAGTTCAATCAAAAAGCATGGTTTGTT TATGAAATCCGCGATTTCGTGACTAATCGGGATGTTCTGTCATTTGATAAAGTTGTTGAGTATGCTCGAAAAAgtgagcatgacttagaaatacgtggtgccactCTTTTTGTTCCAAAGCATCCACATATTGATCGAACTGCTTAT GTGCAAACTCATAATACCCCCCGTGGCCACGGTAGGTCACAATCTTTTTCTCTTCAATCGCCATTGTGTCGAAATTGTGGAAATAATCATCCGGTCGAATGCAGATTAGAAAAAGGATCGGTGgtttgttatggatgtggagaagtAGGCCACATGAAGTATGTTTGTCCGATGAAGAATGTTACATGTTTTGCTTGTGGTGTTGCTGGCCACAAGAAGCGtttttgccctactcttactagtcaaatgACGGGAAGTCAAGTTTTTGTTCAACAACCGGCGAGAAGTCAAGCTCCTGCTCAACAACCAAagagtactccaactaaaaaggaggaggtgccaaaagttAAAGGTCGTGCATTTCAGATTACCACAGAGGAGGCACGTGAAGACCCAAATGTTGTGACTGGTACATTTCTAGTCAACTCTAGTCCTGCCCatatcttatttgattctggtgcagGGCCGATCCTAGCCAATTTGAGGCCCGGGGCGAAATAG